The following are encoded together in the Gilvimarinus sp. DA14 genome:
- a CDS encoding sensor domain-containing diguanylate cyclase, with amino-acid sequence MTDTDTPHNLPDATFYKTLLESTRAIPWQIDWQTLTFSYIGPQIEELLGWPQDSWQSVNDWAERMHPDDRDWAVDYCVSQSKAGADHEADYRAQTKDGRYIWIRDVVHVIRDASGNVESLVGFMFDISERKKIENKLFDLQKELEELSFQDGLTGVANRRMYDSVLELEWNNARRNQQPLSMILFDIDFFKQYNDHYGHIQGDDCLKQVAKTLSKAATRPRDFFARYGGEEFVLILPETDADAVQKVAERCRSLIFKQQIPHQHSPVSQVLTLSQGVGTIIPSHKDSIKAFSNLVDQRLYRAKQQGRNCMVNAG; translated from the coding sequence ATGACCGATACGGACACACCACACAATTTGCCCGACGCGACTTTTTATAAAACCCTGCTGGAATCCACCCGCGCTATTCCCTGGCAGATCGACTGGCAAACCCTGACGTTCAGCTACATAGGTCCACAAATAGAAGAGCTGCTGGGCTGGCCCCAGGACAGCTGGCAAAGCGTTAACGACTGGGCCGAGCGCATGCACCCCGACGATCGCGACTGGGCCGTGGACTACTGCGTGTCCCAATCCAAGGCTGGCGCCGACCATGAGGCGGATTATCGCGCGCAGACCAAAGATGGGCGCTATATCTGGATCCGCGATGTAGTGCACGTTATTCGCGACGCCAGCGGCAATGTCGAGTCGCTGGTAGGGTTTATGTTCGATATCAGTGAGCGCAAGAAAATAGAAAACAAACTGTTTGATTTGCAAAAAGAGCTTGAAGAGCTGTCCTTCCAGGACGGGCTGACGGGCGTGGCCAATCGACGCATGTATGACTCGGTGCTCGAACTGGAATGGAACAACGCCAGACGCAACCAACAGCCGTTGTCGATGATCTTGTTCGACATCGACTTTTTTAAGCAGTACAACGATCACTATGGGCATATTCAGGGAGACGACTGTCTTAAACAGGTCGCCAAAACCCTCAGCAAAGCCGCCACCCGACCGCGCGATTTTTTTGCCCGCTATGGTGGCGAAGAGTTTGTGCTGATTCTTCCCGAAACTGATGCCGACGCTGTGCAAAAAGTCGCAGAACGCTGCCGCAGTCTAATATTTAAACAGCAGATACCTCACCAACACTCCCCCGTGAGCCAAGTACTTACCTTGAGTCAGGGCGTGGGCACTATTATTCCGAGCCATAAGGACAGCATCAAAGCGTTTAGCAACTTGGTGGATCAACGGCTGTACCGCGCCAAACAACAAGGTCGCAACTGCATGGTCAATGCTGGCTGA